DNA sequence from the Nitrososphaerota archaeon genome:
GCTACATTTGCGCCTAGTGCCACAATACATGCGCCTGTCAGCGTTGCAAAGTCGATTATCTCCTTTGGCTTGTAAGTTTTGATGCCATAGGATAGTGCATCAAATAGGATGAGGCGCCCCTCTGCATCCGTGTTTAGAATTTCTGCAGTTTTTCCATCGTATAGTCTTATGATATCGCCTGGTCTATACGATTCTCCGCTAAGCATGTTCTCAACTGATGGCACAATTCCGACCAGATTTACCGGAAGCTTTAGCTCCGATGCAGCCTTCATTATTCCAAGTACGGTGCATCCACCACACTTATCAAATTTCATTTCGTCCATTTTGTCTGCAGGCTTTATCGAAATCCCACCGGTGTCAAACGTGACTGCCTTTCCTACCAGTATGGTCGGTTTGACTTCTTTTTTGCCATTGTATTCTAATATGATGAGTTTTGGTTCGTTTTTGCTTCCTTGTCCTACTGCCGTAATTCCACCAAATCCCTTCTGCCTTAGTTCTGCCTTTGATAATACGGTGCACTTTAGCTTGTTCTTTGATGACAATGTTTTTGCCAAGCCTGCCAGTTGTGCAGGATTGCATTCGTTTGGAGGAAGATTTGCAATTTCTCTAGAGTATATGACACCTTCCGATGCAATATTTGCCTTTGATACTATTTGCGGTGCTTTAGCATCAGGCGATATTATTATGAGATTTGGAACTTTTTTCTTTTCTTTTTTGTACTTTTCAAATGAATACAGAGCAAGCCTTGAGCCTTCCACTATTGCCTCAATTGTTACCTTGGGGTCGACTGGCAGTCCGCCCGGAACAACTATCGCATATTGATCTAGGCCTATCTCGCTAGCTTTTTTTGCAATCTTGCCGGACGTTAACCTCAAAGATTCATGAGTGATTTTGTGTCTGGGACCAAGGCCAGCAATTAGAATTCTCTGCGCCGGAATCATGTCATGTGTATGGATAATTGAGATTGCGCCCAGTTTTGCCTTGGTTTCCTTGATTGCATTTTTTGTTGAATCGACCAGTTTTTGATTCAGTTTTGGAAATCCTAGAGGCAAGTCTGAATTTTCTGCGACAAAATAGCAAAGTAATTTTATTTTTTTCTTGGCAGGATCAGTATTTTCTGCTTTTACAAACACAAGTTTGCATCGCCTTTTTTGTCTCTATTAACTTTTGGGCTTATTGATAAATAGTTGATTTGTACCAAAAACTAGTCAAGTACAAAATACATATCATGCGAAAAGATCTTCTTTTCTTCAGCTGGTTTGTCTAACACAATTGTTCTGGACTAGAAGTACTGTATGGAAAACTCTGGGTGAGTTGATAGATCTTTTGGTGAAATTAATGACCTTCATGTGGTGCCAATTGAAATTTTTTTACTGTTTGTGATGAGGCTAGCAGAGCGCACAAAGACAGCCTTGGCATTTTTGCATTCTATACTGCAAGAATTGATATTCACAGATTCTTTATTTCCTGTTCCCTTGGATAGTATTATGCAACAAATCAGAGGAATCAGTGCAGCCCGTCCTCCGTACGCTGTTTTTCTATCTACAAACCAAAACATCTCCAGAGCACTAGAGTCAAGGATTTCTTTTCGTAATCTTTCTCCCAGCTCAGTATAGTGACCAACTAGCAATAATTTTCCTCTTGCAAAAAAGTTAACAGCCTTTGCGAATTTGGTGCAAAGATAGCACTGATTGTCGTAAATTACAAGCGGAGTTAATTTGTTCAGATCCACAATATCATACAGCCTGATCGAGATTAAAGCATTGAGCAGAAAATAGCTTTTTATTTAATCTGGAAGCAGCCTCAAAACATGACTTTACCAGTTATGCTTGATTGAAATGGGCCTAAATTACTATACAATAAAAAAAAATGTTAGAAGAGCGCGCAAACTTGTAATTCACGCCACATCGACTGCCGGTTCTGGACATCCTGGAGGCTCTTTTTCTATGGCAGAAATAATGGGATGTATATTTTTCAAATATCTGAGATATGATCCAAAAAACCCATCTTGGCAAGACCGTGACAAACTTGTTCTATCCAAGGGCCATGCTTCGCCCGGATTATTCTCAAACATGGCACTGGCTGGTTATTTTGATATATCGGAATTAGACACACTACGAAAATTTGGAAGTAAGCTGCAAGGACATCCTGATCTCAAGTGCCCAGGAGTAGAGTTTTGTGGTGGCTCACTAGGAATCGGCTTGTCGTTTTCAATTGGTGCAGCACTTGCTGCAAGAATTGACGGAAAACCAACACGAATCTTTACTGTAATGGGCGATGGAGAAACAGACGAAGGCCAAGTCTGGGAAGCGGCAATGACGGCAGCAAAATACAAAGTTGACAATCTAACTGCAATATTGGATAGAAATTTTATACAACAAGACTCGTACACGGAAAAAATCATGCCGCTAGATGAGGAACTTGCGGGCGATGACCTATCTGAAATGTGGAAGGATGCAAGCAGATGGAAGACTGGAGACAAGTGGCGGTCATTTGGATGGAATGTGCTAGAAATCGACGGCCATAGAATAGAACAACTAGACCATGCAATCAACAAGGCAACTCAAACCAAGGGTGCACCATCCATAATAATTGCAAGAACCATCAAGGGAAAAGGAGTCGAGCAC
Encoded proteins:
- a CDS encoding leucyl aminopeptidase codes for the protein MFVKAENTDPAKKKIKLLCYFVAENSDLPLGFPKLNQKLVDSTKNAIKETKAKLGAISIIHTHDMIPAQRILIAGLGPRHKITHESLRLTSGKIAKKASEIGLDQYAIVVPGGLPVDPKVTIEAIVEGSRLALYSFEKYKKEKKKVPNLIIISPDAKAPQIVSKANIASEGVIYSREIANLPPNECNPAQLAGLAKTLSSKNKLKCTVLSKAELRQKGFGGITAVGQGSKNEPKLIILEYNGKKEVKPTILVGKAVTFDTGGISIKPADKMDEMKFDKCGGCTVLGIMKAASELKLPVNLVGIVPSVENMLSGESYRPGDIIRLYDGKTAEILNTDAEGRLILFDALSYGIKTYKPKEIIDFATLTGACIVALGANVAGLVSNNKKIADKIAKSSQNTGEQVWQLPINDDYMDMIKSDYADIRNTGPGRVAGTITAAAFLANAVGNTPWVHFDIAGTAWMQTGAKEKSYNPKGATGFGVRLMLDYLSSP